In Microbacterium maritypicum, the following are encoded in one genomic region:
- a CDS encoding HNH endonuclease, with product MRRPRKVSSANASPATRARYAKRRTNRLAKVDNDLTDAQWHDLMDAWGGCAYCGGEGAALQRDCIQPISRGGRYTLENVVPACASCNASKHNDEVTGWLRRKKLDERTFLVRQATILRDLRPVE from the coding sequence ATGCGCCGCCCCCGCAAGGTCTCCTCCGCCAACGCGTCGCCGGCGACACGTGCGCGGTACGCCAAGCGTCGGACGAACCGACTCGCCAAGGTCGACAACGATCTCACCGACGCCCAGTGGCACGACCTCATGGATGCCTGGGGCGGATGCGCCTACTGCGGCGGCGAGGGGGCCGCGTTGCAGCGCGACTGCATCCAGCCCATCTCGCGCGGCGGCCGCTACACGCTCGAGAATGTCGTCCCTGCCTGCGCATCCTGCAACGCCAGCAAGCACAACGACGAGGTGACCGGCTGGCTTCGCCGGAAGAAGCTCGACGAGCGCACGTTCCTCGTCCGGCAGGCGACGATCCTGCGCGATCTGCGTCCGGTCGAGTGA
- a CDS encoding M24 family metallopeptidase encodes MSTLPFPASVYAARLARASSLAAESGLDAIIVGPGPDLQYLLGVEGDTIERLTALVIGPDIAPTVVVPRMELAKVRTTAVGELGLAVADWVDGEDPYALVTEAVDTVSRVGVSDALPALHVVPIGERLGVRLELATPVLREGRMIKDAEEIAELRRAGDAIDAVHRRVPEWLRAGRTEREVAAEIAEAIVAEGHRTVEFVIVGSGPNGADPHHEVSDRMIEEGDTVVVDIGGAVPSGYNSDSTRTYVVGSPDPEAAERIAVLVRAQQAAVDAVRPGATAAQVDAAARDVLAAAGLGEAFLHRTGHGIGVSVHEEPYIAPGNDLVLREGMAFSIEPGIYFAGAWGARIEDIVIVTADGGERLNVAPHELVSVGAHAIGS; translated from the coding sequence GTGAGCACACTGCCCTTCCCCGCCTCCGTGTACGCCGCACGCCTCGCCCGCGCCTCATCCCTCGCCGCCGAGTCCGGGCTGGATGCGATCATCGTCGGGCCGGGCCCCGACCTGCAGTATCTGCTGGGTGTCGAGGGCGACACGATCGAGCGGCTGACGGCCCTGGTGATCGGCCCCGACATCGCTCCGACGGTCGTCGTGCCGCGGATGGAGCTCGCGAAGGTTCGCACCACCGCTGTCGGTGAGCTCGGACTCGCGGTCGCCGACTGGGTCGACGGCGAAGACCCGTACGCGCTCGTGACCGAGGCCGTGGATACCGTCTCCCGCGTCGGCGTCTCGGATGCGTTGCCCGCGCTGCACGTCGTGCCGATCGGCGAGCGTCTCGGAGTGCGTCTCGAGTTGGCGACGCCCGTGCTCCGCGAAGGACGCATGATCAAGGATGCCGAGGAAATCGCCGAACTGCGCCGAGCGGGGGACGCGATCGACGCGGTGCACCGCCGGGTGCCGGAGTGGCTTCGGGCCGGACGCACCGAACGCGAGGTCGCGGCCGAGATCGCCGAGGCCATCGTGGCGGAGGGCCACCGCACGGTCGAGTTCGTGATCGTCGGCTCGGGCCCGAACGGTGCCGACCCGCACCACGAGGTCTCGGACCGGATGATCGAAGAGGGCGACACCGTCGTGGTCGACATCGGTGGTGCGGTGCCGAGCGGCTACAACTCCGACAGCACGAGGACCTACGTCGTCGGCAGCCCTGACCCCGAAGCGGCCGAGCGCATCGCGGTTCTCGTGCGCGCGCAGCAGGCGGCAGTGGACGCCGTCCGTCCGGGCGCGACGGCCGCACAGGTCGACGCGGCCGCGCGGGACGTGCTCGCCGCAGCGGGTCTCGGCGAGGCGTTCCTGCACCGCACCGGCCACGGCATCGGCGTCTCGGTGCACGAGGAGCCCTACATCGCGCCGGGCAACGACCTGGTGCTGCGGGAAGGGATGGCGTTCAGCATCGAGCCGGGCATCTACTTCGCCGGCGCGTGGGGCGCGCGCATCGAGGACATCGTGATCGTCACGGCCGACGGCGGCGAGCGGCTGAACGTCGCGCCGCACGAGCTCGTGTCGGTGGGTGCGCACGCGATCGGCTCCTGA
- a CDS encoding helix-turn-helix domain-containing protein has protein sequence MQSLSFLDYRHAVSRAVVALDVTAPEQDRFRGAIDATAAGDIHVFAIDADGHGVHRTPSLISRAPQQYFKFSRIERGSGMIVQDGRETALGSGDMALYDTDRPYSLLFDDAVQMSVVMFPKVLLDIPAEDTSRITATRLNAGGALGAMVGPYLGSLAEGAHHLDSRIARRMLRTAVDMLSTVLEANLVATDGPVSAHSTTLTHILTYIDVHLADSELSPSQIAAAHYISVRHLHSMFSEQGASVSTVIRRRRLQRCYDALTDPYQAHRSIAEIAMSAGFVDAAHFSRVFRAQYGVPPRAVRGG, from the coding sequence ATGCAGAGCCTGTCGTTCCTCGACTACCGCCATGCGGTCTCCCGCGCCGTCGTCGCGCTCGACGTGACAGCGCCGGAGCAGGATCGCTTCCGGGGGGCGATCGATGCCACCGCTGCCGGCGACATCCACGTCTTCGCGATCGACGCCGACGGGCACGGCGTGCATCGCACTCCCTCCCTCATCTCCCGTGCCCCGCAGCAGTACTTCAAGTTCTCCCGCATCGAGCGCGGGAGCGGCATGATCGTGCAGGACGGACGCGAGACCGCACTCGGCAGCGGCGACATGGCGCTCTACGACACCGACCGTCCGTACTCCCTGCTCTTCGATGACGCCGTGCAGATGTCGGTGGTGATGTTCCCGAAGGTCCTCCTCGACATCCCCGCGGAGGACACCAGCCGCATCACCGCCACGCGCCTCAATGCCGGTGGAGCGCTGGGTGCGATGGTCGGTCCCTACCTCGGCTCGCTCGCGGAAGGTGCACACCACCTCGACAGCCGCATCGCCCGACGGATGCTGCGGACCGCGGTCGACATGCTGAGCACGGTGCTGGAGGCGAACCTCGTCGCGACCGACGGGCCGGTGAGCGCGCACTCCACGACGCTGACGCACATCCTCACTTACATCGACGTGCACCTCGCCGACAGCGAGCTGTCTCCGTCCCAGATCGCGGCGGCGCACTACATCTCGGTGCGGCATCTGCACTCGATGTTCAGTGAGCAGGGGGCCTCGGTCTCCACGGTCATCCGGCGACGCCGACTGCAGCGCTGCTACGACGCGCTGACCGACCCGTATCAGGCGCACCGCTCCATCGCCGAGATCGCGATGAGTGCGGGCTTCGTCGATGCGGCGCATTTCAGCCGTGTGTTCCGCGCCCAGTACGGAGTCCCGCCCCGCGCGGTGCGTGGCGGCTGA
- a CDS encoding APC family permease, producing MVTSTPTTSTTRTAEHRRLGVFAVAFMIIAASAPLTVLAGGVTSAYAVTHVDGIPFGYIVLAVALGIFAIGYAAMSRFVTNAGAFYAYVAQGIGRPTGVGASVLAFLSYNAMQIGIYGMLGFQISSFIESKTGWASPWWVWVLLTIVLVGVLGVHRVDLSAKVLGVLVALEFVAVIVFDLFAFGNPAEGFTAAPITPSALFVPGVGAVLAFGIAAFMGFESAAIYGEESKDPKRTIPRATFLAVCVSGIFYAISSWALALAVGPSKITDPAGISPEEAGPPLFFNFVAEDLGVIWVDVMSILFITSLFAALVSFHNAVARYAFSLGREGVLPGFWVPSVSRAVRRGPGRSCSPRSRSS from the coding sequence ATGGTGACGTCCACTCCCACAACGTCGACGACGAGAACGGCCGAGCATCGGCGCCTCGGCGTCTTCGCGGTCGCATTCATGATCATCGCCGCCTCCGCGCCGCTCACCGTGCTCGCCGGCGGAGTGACCAGCGCCTACGCGGTCACGCACGTCGACGGCATCCCCTTCGGCTACATCGTGCTCGCGGTGGCACTCGGCATCTTCGCGATCGGCTACGCCGCCATGAGCCGGTTCGTCACGAATGCCGGCGCATTCTACGCGTACGTCGCGCAGGGGATCGGTCGCCCGACCGGCGTCGGGGCCTCGGTGCTCGCGTTCCTCTCCTACAACGCCATGCAGATCGGCATCTACGGGATGCTCGGGTTCCAGATCAGCTCGTTCATCGAGTCGAAGACCGGTTGGGCGAGCCCCTGGTGGGTCTGGGTCCTCCTCACGATCGTGCTCGTCGGCGTGCTCGGAGTCCACCGGGTGGATCTCTCGGCGAAGGTGCTGGGCGTGCTCGTCGCGCTGGAGTTCGTGGCGGTGATCGTGTTCGACCTGTTCGCCTTCGGGAACCCGGCCGAGGGATTCACGGCGGCACCCATCACCCCCTCGGCGCTGTTCGTCCCGGGAGTCGGGGCCGTCCTCGCGTTCGGCATCGCCGCGTTCATGGGCTTCGAGTCGGCCGCGATCTACGGCGAGGAGTCCAAGGACCCGAAGCGCACCATCCCGCGTGCGACGTTCCTCGCGGTCTGCGTCTCCGGCATCTTCTACGCCATCTCCTCGTGGGCGCTCGCGCTCGCCGTCGGCCCGAGCAAGATCACCGACCCCGCGGGCATCTCGCCGGAAGAGGCCGGCCCTCCGCTGTTCTTCAACTTCGTCGCCGAGGACCTGGGCGTGATCTGGGTCGATGTGATGTCGATCCTCTTCATCACGAGCCTGTTCGCCGCCCTCGTCAGCTTCCACAACGCGGTCGCCCGCTATGCCTTCTCGCTCGGCCGCGAGGGCGTGCTGCCCGGGTTCTGGGTACCGTCCGTATCAAGAGCGGTGCGCCGTGGGCCGGGTCGCTCCTGCAGTCCGCGATCGCGGTCATCGTGA
- a CDS encoding tyramine oxidase subunit B has protein sequence MSTTDTRLTFRYLSEPDTIAAGVTDMELCVDVMEETLRLVDDGDYRMGGPDGNSHGSMVTFPTEAAHDGMPLDGPHRRMMAMPAYLGGTFQTAGCKWYGSNMANRESGLPRSILMLTLSDKDTGAPLAHMSANLLSAYRTGAVPGVGARHLANPDARSVGIVAPGVMNRTTLEAFVAVRPELDTLKVAGRSRSSIDSFVEWVRREYPQFTTVTVVDSVEDAVRDSDLVTIAPTTPAGSANYVRIEKRWLKPGALVSLPADIMIDDELLHGARHVADFRGLYEAWSEEVPHPAHEHIGLHGMYLLDRIRSGDVRDEALENLPAIMSGQAEGRRTEDDIFLYSVGGMPVEDVAWGTVVYRRAMAEGIGTELLLWDTPALA, from the coding sequence GTGAGCACCACTGACACCAGACTGACCTTCCGGTATCTGTCCGAGCCGGACACGATCGCGGCGGGCGTCACTGACATGGAGCTGTGCGTCGACGTGATGGAGGAGACCCTGCGTCTCGTCGACGACGGCGATTATCGGATGGGCGGACCGGACGGGAACTCGCACGGTTCGATGGTCACCTTCCCCACCGAGGCCGCGCACGACGGTATGCCACTCGACGGACCCCATCGCCGGATGATGGCGATGCCGGCGTACCTCGGCGGCACCTTCCAGACGGCCGGCTGCAAGTGGTACGGGTCGAACATGGCCAACCGCGAGAGCGGTCTGCCGCGGTCGATCCTGATGCTCACGCTGAGCGACAAGGACACCGGCGCACCCCTCGCGCACATGTCGGCGAACCTGCTGAGTGCGTATCGCACGGGCGCCGTGCCGGGAGTCGGTGCCCGCCACCTCGCGAACCCCGATGCGCGGAGCGTGGGCATCGTGGCACCCGGCGTGATGAACCGCACGACGCTCGAAGCCTTCGTGGCCGTGCGCCCCGAGCTCGACACCCTGAAGGTCGCCGGACGCAGCCGATCGAGCATCGACTCCTTCGTGGAGTGGGTGCGGCGCGAGTACCCGCAGTTCACGACGGTCACGGTCGTCGACAGCGTGGAGGACGCCGTGCGCGACAGCGACCTGGTCACGATCGCCCCCACGACGCCGGCCGGTTCGGCGAACTACGTGCGGATCGAGAAGCGGTGGCTGAAGCCGGGTGCGCTGGTGAGCCTGCCCGCCGACATCATGATCGACGACGAACTGCTCCACGGAGCGCGACACGTCGCCGACTTCCGTGGGCTGTACGAGGCGTGGAGCGAAGAGGTGCCGCACCCGGCGCACGAGCACATCGGCCTCCACGGTATGTACCTGCTGGATCGCATCCGTTCGGGGGACGTGCGCGACGAGGCTCTCGAGAACCTCCCCGCGATCATGAGCGGGCAGGCAGAGGGGCGCCGAACGGAGGACGACATCTTCCTCTACTCCGTCGGCGGGATGCCGGTGGAAGACGTCGCGTGGGGGACCGTCGTCTACCGGCGTGCGATGGCCGAGGGCATCGGCACGGAACTGCTGCTCTGGGACACTCCGGCTCTCGCATGA